In Candidatus Saccharimonadales bacterium, the sequence GTAAAGATCTCAACGCAGGAACTATCTAGGAGGTGTCATGAGTAAAGAGAAGATTAATACAGGACCAGAGCGCGAAATTAATCCTGAAGCGCTAGCCGAAGCTGGCGAACAGCAACGTGAGCGCTTACGAGAAGACCTCGAGCGAGGTGTTGAGACCTCAAAAGAGAATCTTGAAGATGCCCGTAAAGAAGCCATAGAAAGAGCCTCGAGCGCAGAAAAAGAGAAGTTACACGAAGAAGTTGAGGCGTCACCCGCTGAACGTCGCGTCCAGGGCCCTCTCAGCAAGGCGGACAAGGACGCAAGCTTCAATGCAACCATGAAAGAAGTGCGTTCTCAAATGTCTGCGCCAAGCCGAAACTTCAGTAAAGTTATTCATAACAAAACTGTTGAAAAAGTTAGCGAGAGTGTGGGCAGTACCATCGCACGGCCAAATGCCATACTTTCAGGTGCTATTTTCGCTTTTGCGCTCACTCTTGGGGTCTACTTACTCGCCAAGAATCTTGGCTATCCCCTTTCAGGGTTCGAAACGATCGCCGCATTCATACTAGGTTGGGTCTTGGGCGTCGTATATGACTTCCTTAAGGTAATGGTTACCGGGCGCAGTAGCTAATTAGCAGCTCATGTGAAAAAGATAGCGTATCGGAAACACCGACACGCTATCTTAATTTTATAGATATTTCATCATCATGGTTTTGAGCCGATCCTCGCAAATGTAAGCTATCGGGATTTACCGCTTTCCGAGGTGCTTCTGGTTGCGCCTGAGGGGCTTCCGTGGGACTCTGCGTGTCCCCCGGAGGCAGAGTCGAGGAAGATAGCGGTTGAGGGCCTACGGGTGTTTGTGAGAATGTGGGAGGTAAAAATGGATTAGGAGAAGCCGCAGGAGCCCGAGGAGCTACAGATTGCGGCTGGGCAGATGGCCCCGCTATAGGACGTGCTGCGGGCGAAGTGCTAATCTGCTTACGTTTAGCAAGCCAGTCATCCAAAAATGATGACCCGGCGCCCCCTGGCTTAGAAGCCGCGGGCCGACCTGGAGGCGCTTTAGCGTCCGCTTTCACTGTGCCCGAACCTAAACGATCGAATATCTCTTTTTCTACTTGAGATCGTGGACGTCCGTATTTTGCCGCTGAAAGTCTCTTAAGGGCATCACTCAGTTGCGCATTAACTTGGCCCATCGGTGGAATAAACGACATGCTAAACGGTGAGGATGGAACGTTATTAATCATGAGACTTACGATCGCCTGATAGTTCGGCATCTTCGTAAGATCTTCTACATCAAACGTCGGCGCAAATTTCTTTACAAGAACTTCCGCATCCGTAATACCTATACGTCCACTAATTACCGTTCCAACGTTACCAATAATAGCTTCACGAATCTTGTCAGTAAGCTGTGTCATAAATTGGTTACCCAATATCAGGTTGAGGCGATACTTTCGCGCTTCAGATAAGATCGATTCGAAACTCTCTGTTGCGAAGTTTTGAAACTCATCAACATATAGAGAGAAATCCAGTCGTTGTTCTTCAGGGATATCTGCCCTACTCATAGCGGCAGCTTGGAACTTCATTACAAAGATAATACCAAGGAGCTTGGAGTTCAGCTCACCCATCCTGCCTTTACTGAGGTTAACAAGCAAGATCTTCTTGTTATCCATGATCTCGCGAAGGTTAAAGCCGCTCTTAGTTTGGCCAATAATATTACGCATAGCATCATTAGAGATAAATGGACCAAACTTACTCACGACCCAGCTTACCACTTCTCCTGATTCATTTGATCGCTGGGAATTAGGAAATTCTTTTGTCCAGAAATCAAGTACATTTTGATCAGTAACATATTTGAGTTTGCTCTTCACGAACTCTTCATCAATAAGCAATTTTGGAATATCGATAAATGTTCCACCATTTGGATCCGACATAAGAAGTAGTGCACAGTTCCTAAAGATGTGCTCCAGTCTCGGACCAACGATACCTGTGTGGCCCGGGTCATACAAACCATAGAGCATATTAATCGCTTCTTGAATAAGAAAGTCTTTTTGATCAGGAGAGTCAAACTCAAACATATTAAGACCCACCGGATGAGTCATATCCCCTGGGTTAAAGTAAATAACATCTTCAACACGTTCTTTAGGTACTTTACCGAGAAGATTTTCAACTAAATCACCATGCGGATCGATGAGAGCGAAGCCTCGGCCGTCCATCATATCCTGATAAGCAAGGTTTTCGAGGAATACCGATTTACCAGTACCCGTCTGTCCAATGATGTAAGTATGACGACGGCGGTCGTTTGTACTGAGACGAATCGGCTTCTTTACTCCACGGAATTCATTATACCCAAGCAAGAAACCTTCATCCATAATCTGAGTAGGACCATCCACTTGTTTAGACAACTGCCTCTGGACTTGCGCCGTCGGAATATTATTTTGATCCGGAAGGTGGAAGATCGTTGCAAGTTCTACACTATTTAGAACATTCTGCGTAACTGTTTGGGGGAAGAACCTAAATATATACGCTGTCACGAGTTCTTCTATGTTCTTTGAAATAGCAAATTTAAATCCATTAAATGACGGCGAATCGAACAGAGAGAATGCGGCAACGACGTTTTTTAACAACGCCTGTGAGCGCACAGCCGTGTTAGAAGATACAACAACTCGAATTAATACCTCGTATCCAGGGTGACGGGTTTTCTCCTCAATTGCTTCTACTGTGTTTTTTTCAAGTGAAGATAGTTGCTTGTCCTCTGCTTTTACGTCCTCTGTCACCGGTGGCTTCCATAGCGCTTCCATAAGGTCCTTAGGTGCAACCAGGCCGCCAACACCAGTTTTCTTACCTTTTTCCTTCTTGATACGTTCGGCTGTTGAAATAGAGTTCTTTGCCCAGCCCTCTTTTGCGGGTCGAAGCATCATCTGAATAGCAATGCCGTCTTCTCTTGTTGCGCTTGATAGAGCACTCAGTAGCGCCCGAGAAGCATCACGTTTCGTCTCTTGATATGTCGCAATTGGATAGACATAGCTTTTCTTAAGCGTAAACTCTCCACCGATCGTTCCGCTCATTTTCCCGACTTTACTAAATATGTTGTGCTCCGTTACCTCTTCAAGACGCGCGGACGGATACGCAGCAGTGACCGCCTGACGGACAACATCGATAAGAACAGATGGGACAACCGTATAGTAGCGGACAAGCCCTTCATGAGCCAGGATCTCAAACGAAAGATGACGCTGTCCATATATCTTACTTTTAAAGCCTTTCGTCGCAGTGCTCGCAATGATGTTATACATTACCTGAGCCTGGGAAAGTACTTCTTCAGTCACATCCCTTTCGTCGCGCGAACCAGACTCTAAATCGTCGCTCGATGGAGGAAGATGAATCAGCATAGGGACCATTTTTAGTCCGCGTTCGTAGTTCTTTGCCTCCCGTAGTGTCTTCTTGTACTGCGAAAACACAAAAAGCCCGACAACAAGACCGAGAAACACGAAAGCAAAAATACTGATAAACACCCCTGCCATATGCTACCCTTTCCGCTTACGAAGCACCGAGCTCCTTGCCATACCGCTTACGCAGATAATCTGCTTGCAATTTCCCCACCTCCTGCTCTCTTTGATATGGATCGTCTTTCGTTTTTGTGACAATTGCCTTAGCTTTATCTACCCACTCTTTCTCAATAAGATCGTCATCAGCTGCGACAAGCGGAGTAGCACTAGGAGGGATGGCACTCGTATCGTCGTCGGTTGGTACGGACGACTGAACTTGCACCGGAGGAAGCATAGGAAGCCCCGCCGTATTAGCAGCGGTCGACTCTTGTCGCGTTTCTTGCCTCTCGTATCCTACTTCGGGCCTCTTTTCAGGTGGAGTGACAGAAGGTATATATTCAGGGTTCCCACCAGGCACGTTGGGTAAGTGCTCCGGCCCTCGGTTTGGTGCAGACAACTTAGGTTCCATATCTGTAATTATAGCATAATCGCTACTTTAGCCATATGTGTTTTATGCCGTCCTCTTAGCGATATAAAAACAGGCTACGCCTACAAAGAGAACTACTAGAACAACGTCATAAAAACTCACTTCGCCCACAGATTGCATACCTATAAAAATGACCGGCGCAAGTGCAATGACTGAAGAAAAATAATACGAACGCACTAATGTGAGCGGTCGTTGCTGCGCCTTCGGCGATGCTATCTTTATAAGTCGCGCACATACTCTACTGGCCCCAAAAATAAAGAAAGTTAGCACACCCAGTGCTAACACATACATAAAAATAAAGACAATTAATATACCCAACGGACCCGCAGTCGTAGGAGTACTTACCTGTAACATTACAGTTAAAACTACGATTGCTAGAACTATACTCACACTTATTATTCGCTCTAACATGTCCCCACTATACCACCAAGAGAGCCAGAGCAGCAGACCTATAAGTGCAATGAAAGCGACATCCGCCTCTATAACTAAACTATTTGGCGCGTGCTTCAAAGCAGGCTACTGCTCGTGGCAACTGACCGCTCCAGGAAAACCTGGGGCATCTAAAATATCACGTTCCACGGACACGTCTAGTGTTCTACCCGCTAAAGTAAAGGTTACTTTTATACGAGGATTAACTAGACGCGTCGGTACTAGCGACAGAGCTCAGACATCATTTGACGGAGCATGGCAGTATTCATCACGCATATAAGGTGCTTGGGTGCGCAGGTGCGCAACTCATTTTATACGGAGTATACCGCCAAGTTTCCGTCAAAAAACTTACAGCAGTCAGTTTAAATTTTTAATGTAATTTTTTGCTTTTTGTTTTTTGTAAAAGCTATGTTTAAACATTAGCATTTTTGTACGTTTCATGCAATACTTTTCATAGCAAAAGTGTTGTATATTATTCATTATTAGTTAAGGAGTTTGCGTTTTTAAGATAGCAAAGGGACATAAAGTTTTAAATACATCGTTGAATTATTATCTACATATTCAATCATACAAACTAAGTCAAAGTACACATAAGACGGCTAGCAGTAATGGTACAAGCGAATACAATACATACGACTTGCACTACGCAATATAACCATCAGTGAACAGTGAGCCAACTGGCCACTAGAGCCATGAGCAGGCTTCGTGATATCGGATGGGTTAATCCAAGTCACGCAAATATTTTAGTATTTCGAAACTGGTACATTAGATACTGACTTAATTCTATTAAGAAG encodes:
- a CDS encoding DUF87 domain-containing protein, encoding MAGVFISIFAFVFLGLVVGLFVFSQYKKTLREAKNYERGLKMVPMLIHLPPSSDDLESGSRDERDVTEEVLSQAQVMYNIIASTATKGFKSKIYGQRHLSFEILAHEGLVRYYTVVPSVLIDVVRQAVTAAYPSARLEEVTEHNIFSKVGKMSGTIGGEFTLKKSYVYPIATYQETKRDASRALLSALSSATREDGIAIQMMLRPAKEGWAKNSISTAERIKKEKGKKTGVGGLVAPKDLMEALWKPPVTEDVKAEDKQLSSLEKNTVEAIEEKTRHPGYEVLIRVVVSSNTAVRSQALLKNVVAAFSLFDSPSFNGFKFAISKNIEELVTAYIFRFFPQTVTQNVLNSVELATIFHLPDQNNIPTAQVQRQLSKQVDGPTQIMDEGFLLGYNEFRGVKKPIRLSTNDRRRHTYIIGQTGTGKSVFLENLAYQDMMDGRGFALIDPHGDLVENLLGKVPKERVEDVIYFNPGDMTHPVGLNMFEFDSPDQKDFLIQEAINMLYGLYDPGHTGIVGPRLEHIFRNCALLLMSDPNGGTFIDIPKLLIDEEFVKSKLKYVTDQNVLDFWTKEFPNSQRSNESGEVVSWVVSKFGPFISNDAMRNIIGQTKSGFNLREIMDNKKILLVNLSKGRMGELNSKLLGIIFVMKFQAAAMSRADIPEEQRLDFSLYVDEFQNFATESFESILSEARKYRLNLILGNQFMTQLTDKIREAIIGNVGTVISGRIGITDAEVLVKKFAPTFDVEDLTKMPNYQAIVSLMINNVPSSPFSMSFIPPMGQVNAQLSDALKRLSAAKYGRPRSQVEKEIFDRLGSGTVKADAKAPPGRPAASKPGGAGSSFLDDWLAKRKQISTSPAARPIAGPSAQPQSVAPRAPAASPNPFLPPTFSQTPVGPQPLSSSTLPPGDTQSPTEAPQAQPEAPRKAVNPDSLHLRGSAQNHDDEISIKLR